One Owenweeksia hongkongensis DSM 17368 genomic region harbors:
- a CDS encoding DUF559 domain-containing protein, with translation MPENEEKEKLREDRLKQLGFTVIRFKDEEVLQHINEVRENIEGWVKKLRRELEE, from the coding sequence ATTCCTGAGAATGAAGAAAAAGAGAAGCTCCGTGAAGACCGGTTAAAGCAGCTAGGCTTTACAGTTATTCGATTTAAGGATGAAGAAGTACTTCAGCATATAAATGAGGTAAGGGAAAATATTGAGGGGTGGGTGAAGAAGTTAAGACGAGAACTTGAGGAGTGA
- a CDS encoding T9SS type B sorting domain-containing protein, whose product MKLSIIKYSLLILFLILSLRSVGQQVQIQTLTFPSLPATFCTNTLFTVDVLKTCTNITHVRDSIHILGNTIHVYIFYSRNTPCVNQNTPVIEYFSLGKLSKGIHNVTATGLLNGLIVSSASASVLIEGPTANFSPSATNVCVGDSIFYNNNSTGPNTYRWYENGTQVSTQLDYGKLYTLPGNYIIQNVTSDLGCRDTMTHTIHVKDSVPEINFGADTTFCAGAALVLDSGPNRDSVIWSDSSTARTISVTSSGVYHVVVYNDGCQLSDTINVIINKPIVNYLPNDTSACDSIFFDLTNSPLVNFSWSNGSLSSVNKILSSGNVWFTAIDTITGCIISDTSNVTVSNSSSIPSYSKDTSVCGNIFRHDIAVNGGSGYRWFDGSANPVKDFYTSGSFWFEIDHQGGCKSVDTLHLTFVSKQASLVADTSHLCENDSAYVQLISNNYSNILWSNGESANSSYYSNLGKEWVIATDNLGCTYIDTFQIVEAIPTGETYLSDTSVCTGENLVLKAPDGISFIIDNERSKSFTIRSAGSLQIELSNGCTSHKEYIDVSEYNCKCPMVFPDAFTPDRDGLNDYFGPVTTCDFTSFELEIYNRFGQRIFHSKDPNYLFDGTWKGRDLPLAVYVYFFKYSTPYTKGNEQGHVTLGR is encoded by the coding sequence GTGAAACTTTCGATTATTAAATACTCACTTTTAATCCTTTTTCTTATACTTTCATTGCGAAGTGTAGGACAGCAAGTTCAAATTCAAACATTAACTTTCCCCTCATTACCGGCTACATTTTGTACCAATACTCTTTTTACGGTAGATGTTCTAAAAACCTGTACGAACATAACTCATGTTCGTGATAGTATTCACATATTAGGCAATACCATTCATGTGTATATATTTTACTCCAGAAATACTCCGTGTGTTAACCAAAATACTCCAGTCATTGAATATTTCAGTTTAGGTAAACTCTCTAAAGGAATCCATAATGTGACAGCCACAGGCTTGCTTAATGGATTAATAGTTTCATCAGCTAGTGCTTCAGTTCTTATTGAAGGACCGACAGCCAATTTTTCACCCTCTGCCACCAATGTATGTGTCGGTGACTCCATTTTTTATAATAACAACAGTACAGGACCTAATACGTACAGATGGTATGAAAACGGAACTCAGGTTTCTACTCAACTTGATTATGGGAAACTTTATACACTTCCAGGAAATTATATCATTCAGAATGTTACTTCGGATTTGGGTTGTAGAGATACAATGACCCATACAATACACGTAAAAGATTCTGTACCGGAAATAAACTTTGGAGCGGATACTACTTTTTGTGCTGGCGCAGCACTGGTATTGGATTCCGGACCTAATCGCGACAGTGTAATATGGAGTGATTCATCCACTGCAAGAACCATTTCTGTTACCTCATCAGGCGTATATCATGTTGTGGTATATAATGATGGTTGTCAGCTTAGTGATACTATTAATGTCATAATTAACAAACCCATAGTTAACTATTTACCTAATGATACTTCGGCTTGTGATTCCATCTTTTTTGACTTAACCAACTCCCCTCTTGTTAATTTCAGCTGGTCCAATGGTTCTCTATCTTCGGTCAATAAAATTTTATCATCTGGAAATGTCTGGTTCACGGCTATTGATACCATTACAGGATGTATCATTTCCGACACTTCTAATGTGACCGTTAGCAATAGCTCTAGCATTCCTTCTTATTCAAAAGATACTTCGGTGTGCGGAAATATTTTTAGACATGACATAGCCGTAAATGGAGGATCTGGATACAGGTGGTTTGATGGCTCAGCTAATCCTGTAAAAGACTTTTACACCAGCGGTAGTTTTTGGTTTGAAATTGATCATCAAGGGGGGTGTAAATCTGTTGATACTTTGCACCTCACCTTTGTAAGTAAGCAGGCTAGTTTGGTAGCAGATACAAGCCACCTTTGTGAGAATGACTCTGCTTACGTTCAGTTAATCTCAAACAACTATTCCAATATACTTTGGAGTAATGGAGAGTCAGCTAATAGCTCCTACTACTCTAACCTCGGCAAAGAGTGGGTTATTGCAACCGATAATTTAGGTTGCACCTACATAGATACCTTTCAAATAGTAGAAGCGATTCCTACTGGTGAAACCTACCTGAGTGATACCTCGGTTTGTACAGGAGAAAACTTGGTACTAAAGGCACCCGATGGTATATCCTTTATAATCGATAATGAGCGTAGTAAATCTTTTACAATAAGGTCCGCTGGTAGTCTCCAAATAGAGTTATCCAATGGATGTACCAGTCATAAAGAATATATCGATGTTTCAGAATACAACTGCAAATGTCCAATGGTTTTCCCAGATGCCTTCACACCAGACAGAGATGGCCTCAACGATTATTTTGGACCAGTAACTACTTGTGATTTTACTTCATTTGAACTAGAAATTTATAACCGTTTTGGTCAGCGTATATTCCACTCCAAAGACCCCAATTATCTATTTGATGGTACCTGGAAAGGAAGAGATTTACCACTAGCCGTATATGTTTACTTCTTCAAGTATTCTACCCCTTACACAAAAGGAAACGAGCAAGGCCATGTTACGCTTGGGCGATAG
- a CDS encoding LytR/AlgR family response regulator transcription factor has protein sequence MNRISSFAGMDTIRAIIVDDEASARENLSLLVNRFCPQIEVLGCFNLLHKAVQFLKQNEVDVVFLDVEMPENAGYEIVDYFDEINFDIVFCTAYDKYAIKAFELSAIDYLLKPVEIDRLKQAAQKLQERQLHRMSMEQIGQINSSFRNTLKLMDKGERVFVKKTNIIAIEGQAAYSKIYTTERSFTASKNMAQLEEEFAEDSFFYRVQKSWLINLNCIEKVNKSERTVLLTSGIEARVSRQKARDFYSLLNL, from the coding sequence ATGAATCGTATTTCTTCATTTGCCGGGATGGATACCATACGCGCTATTATTGTGGATGATGAGGCCAGCGCCCGCGAAAACCTTTCGCTTTTGGTGAATCGGTTTTGTCCTCAAATAGAAGTTTTAGGATGTTTCAACCTGTTGCACAAAGCTGTTCAGTTTTTGAAGCAAAATGAAGTGGATGTAGTTTTTCTGGATGTAGAAATGCCTGAAAATGCGGGCTACGAAATTGTGGACTACTTTGATGAAATCAATTTCGATATCGTGTTTTGTACCGCTTATGATAAGTACGCTATTAAAGCATTCGAACTTTCAGCTATTGACTATTTGCTGAAGCCTGTAGAAATAGATCGGCTGAAGCAAGCTGCACAAAAACTACAGGAGCGCCAGCTGCACCGCATGAGTATGGAGCAGATCGGTCAGATCAACAGCTCATTTAGAAACACCCTAAAACTGATGGACAAAGGGGAGAGGGTGTTTGTGAAAAAAACGAACATCATCGCTATTGAAGGCCAAGCAGCTTACTCCAAGATATACACTACCGAACGCAGCTTTACGGCCAGCAAAAACATGGCACAGTTGGAGGAGGAATTTGCCGAAGATTCATTTTTTTACCGTGTACAAAAATCATGGTTGATCAATCTCAACTGTATTGAAAAGGTGAATAAGTCTGAGCGTACCGTTTTGCTCACATCCGGCATTGAGGCCCGCGTTTCACGCCAAAAGGCCCGTGATTTTTATAGCCTCCTGAACCTGTAA
- a CDS encoding T9SS type A sorting domain-containing protein: protein MRKALLTLSLAAAAFLGNAQTIIYVDKDATGMNNGVSWASAYTSLEKALNDNTVTGAEIWIAEGTYTPSYSYTFFDIRLGEKLYGGFNGTETSLGQRNPELYKTILSGDINGDDANNVFTDNAPRIIRVIPYDPTGTLNDEEVVVLDGLTISDAYSTTDAGGGIGTDYPGVRQKGLRINGCIFENNTALYQSAFNFYTSHEAPVLEVSNSIFRNNVSHQAYLLEFRVNSVIGNAKKATFINNLFENNTTGSAVTSGGGIGGRFVNLTVGTFDIQYTNNTFVGNKNDAANFNKCLFVLERGGSANADIIIDFDNNLFYENEHIDNIAMDNNSNSSTKYVGANCLNNGGDWNQLNSFVGSTVSSTSPFEDYAAGDFRPTVAYATQGDSASYESTWTNVDLAGEERRDAVTGSIAIGAYQPRVSGVSLVERASVDLTIYPNPATNYLTITQTEDITEVAIYNMFGQRMLSQQNDFGATMKLDIADLPAGTYLMQANTLQGPQAVQFVKR from the coding sequence ATGAGAAAAGCTTTACTCACACTTAGCCTTGCGGCTGCGGCATTTTTAGGTAATGCACAAACAATAATTTATGTAGATAAAGATGCTACGGGAATGAACAACGGAGTGTCTTGGGCCAGTGCCTACACCAGCCTTGAAAAGGCATTAAATGACAATACTGTTACTGGTGCTGAAATCTGGATAGCAGAAGGAACCTATACTCCGAGCTATTCTTATACCTTTTTTGATATAAGGCTGGGTGAAAAACTCTACGGTGGATTTAACGGTACTGAAACCAGTTTGGGCCAGCGCAATCCAGAACTCTACAAAACTATTTTAAGCGGAGATATTAACGGAGACGATGCCAATAATGTATTTACCGATAATGCACCCAGAATTATTAGGGTAATCCCATATGACCCTACTGGTACATTAAATGATGAAGAGGTGGTAGTACTGGATGGACTTACCATTTCGGATGCCTATAGCACTACAGATGCTGGTGGTGGAATAGGAACAGATTATCCAGGTGTTCGCCAAAAAGGACTGAGAATTAACGGCTGCATCTTTGAAAACAACACAGCGCTATATCAGTCTGCATTTAATTTCTATACCAGCCATGAGGCCCCGGTTTTAGAAGTGTCAAATAGCATCTTTAGAAACAATGTGAGCCATCAAGCCTATCTACTGGAGTTTAGAGTAAATAGTGTTATAGGGAACGCTAAGAAGGCCACTTTCATTAATAACCTCTTCGAAAACAATACTACTGGCTCTGCGGTAACAAGTGGCGGTGGCATTGGCGGAAGGTTTGTAAACCTTACCGTTGGCACATTTGACATTCAATACACCAACAATACTTTTGTGGGGAACAAAAATGATGCGGCCAACTTCAATAAGTGCCTATTTGTTTTAGAGCGTGGCGGTTCTGCGAATGCAGATATTATCATAGACTTCGATAATAACTTGTTTTACGAAAATGAGCATATAGATAATATCGCCATGGACAACAACAGTAATTCCAGTACAAAATACGTGGGTGCCAACTGCTTGAATAATGGTGGTGACTGGAATCAACTGAACAGTTTTGTAGGGAGTACTGTAAGTTCAACTTCACCTTTTGAGGATTATGCTGCAGGCGATTTCAGACCAACTGTAGCTTATGCCACGCAAGGCGATTCAGCATCTTACGAAAGTACATGGACAAATGTTGATTTGGCAGGTGAAGAGCGCAGAGATGCTGTAACCGGTAGTATTGCCATCGGAGCTTACCAGCCAAGAGTTAGCGGTGTTTCTTTGGTAGAAAGAGCTAGTGTTGATCTTACTATTTACCCAAATCCAGCTACCAACTATCTTACTATAACACAAACTGAAGATATTACAGAGGTAGCTATTTATAATATGTTTGGCCAGCGTATGCTTTCGCAGCAAAATGATTTTGGAGCAACCATGAAACTGGATATTGCTGATCTGCCAGCAGGAACCTATTTGATGCAAGCCAATACTCTGCAAGGACCACAAGCTGTACAGTTTGTAAAGAGATAA
- the clpB gene encoding ATP-dependent chaperone ClpB, whose product MDQNKFTIKTQEALQRAQQLTMEHGQQSVENGHLLKAIFDVDENILPFILKKLSVNVDVFQQTLDSIITSYPKVEGGNIQFSRYAGDTLNRAISSLKEWNDEYVSLEHIIMAIFKGGDSISQMMKDNGITEKNLKATIQELRKGQRVTSSSAEDSYNALEKYARNLNQLAADGKLDPVIGRDEEIRRVLQILSRRTKNNPILIGEPGVGKTAIAEGMAHRIINGDVPENLKDKLIFSLDMGALIAGAKYKGEFEERLKSVVKEVTESEGRIVMFIDEIHTLVGAGGGDGAMDAANILKPALARGELRAIGATTLNEYQKFFEKDKALERRFQKVIVDEPDTESAIAIMRGIKEKYESHHKVRIKDEAILASVELSQRYITDRFLPDKSIDLIDEAASKLRMEMNSKPEEIDILDRKIMQLEIELEAIKREGDKSKQEILKKDLADINDQRKTLTAKWEEEKSVVEGIQQAKDDIEKLKLEADQAERSGEYGKVAEIRYGKMSEAEERLKKFESQIEDMQQSSSPLIKEEVDAEDVADVISRWTGIPVSKMLESEREKLLRLEEELHKRVVGQNEAIMAVSDAVRRSRAGLQDQNRPIGSFIFFGTTGVGKTEVAKALAEYLFNDDNAITRIDMSEYQERHSVSRLIGAPPGYVGYDEGGQLTEAVRRKPYSVVLLDEIEKAHPDTFNILLQVLDEGRLTDNKGRVANFRNTIIIMTSNLGSHLIQEKFEGMTDDNRHEVYEDTRDEVIQLLRQTIRPEFLNRIDEMIMFQPLGKDDVKQIVKLQINGLKKLLKKQGIMIDASDSALSYLADVGFDPQFGARPIKRVIQKRILNHLSKEILAGKVDKDGLILIDTENDSLVFRNAPAELPEMD is encoded by the coding sequence ATGGATCAAAATAAGTTTACAATTAAGACGCAGGAAGCTCTACAACGAGCCCAGCAACTTACCATGGAACATGGGCAGCAGTCTGTGGAAAATGGTCATCTGCTCAAAGCTATTTTTGATGTAGATGAAAATATACTCCCCTTTATTTTAAAAAAGCTAAGTGTAAATGTTGATGTATTTCAGCAAACGCTGGATAGCATAATTACCTCCTACCCTAAAGTGGAAGGTGGCAACATTCAGTTTTCACGATATGCTGGCGATACACTCAATCGTGCAATTTCGTCTCTTAAAGAATGGAATGATGAATACGTTTCATTGGAACACATCATCATGGCCATCTTTAAGGGTGGCGATAGTATTAGCCAAATGATGAAGGATAATGGTATCACAGAAAAAAATCTAAAAGCTACCATACAAGAATTGCGCAAAGGACAGCGAGTAACTTCTAGTAGCGCTGAAGATTCTTATAATGCTTTAGAAAAATATGCACGAAACCTCAATCAATTGGCCGCTGACGGAAAACTAGATCCCGTAATTGGTCGTGATGAAGAAATAAGAAGAGTGCTTCAAATCCTTTCCAGACGTACCAAAAATAACCCTATCCTTATCGGTGAACCTGGTGTAGGTAAAACTGCTATTGCAGAAGGAATGGCGCATCGTATTATAAACGGAGATGTACCTGAAAACCTAAAAGACAAATTGATTTTCAGTTTGGATATGGGTGCACTTATAGCTGGTGCTAAATACAAGGGTGAGTTTGAAGAAAGACTTAAATCTGTAGTAAAAGAAGTTACCGAATCGGAAGGACGCATTGTGATGTTTATTGATGAGATACACACATTGGTAGGTGCCGGAGGTGGTGATGGAGCTATGGATGCTGCAAATATTCTAAAACCAGCATTGGCTCGTGGAGAGTTGCGTGCCATCGGAGCCACAACTTTGAACGAGTACCAAAAATTCTTTGAGAAAGACAAAGCACTGGAAAGGCGTTTTCAAAAAGTAATAGTAGATGAACCCGATACAGAGTCTGCTATTGCCATAATGCGAGGTATTAAAGAAAAGTATGAATCTCATCACAAAGTGAGAATTAAAGACGAAGCAATCTTAGCTTCGGTAGAGCTCTCGCAACGCTATATCACAGATCGTTTTCTTCCGGATAAGTCGATTGATCTTATTGATGAAGCTGCTTCTAAATTGAGGATGGAGATGAACTCAAAGCCTGAGGAAATTGATATTCTGGATAGGAAGATTATGCAGCTTGAAATCGAGCTGGAAGCTATTAAGCGTGAAGGTGACAAGTCGAAACAGGAAATTTTGAAGAAGGATTTGGCTGACATCAACGATCAGCGTAAAACCCTTACCGCAAAATGGGAAGAAGAGAAATCGGTGGTAGAAGGAATTCAACAAGCTAAAGATGATATTGAGAAGCTTAAACTGGAAGCCGACCAAGCTGAACGAAGTGGCGAGTACGGCAAAGTAGCTGAAATCCGGTATGGGAAAATGAGTGAAGCTGAAGAGCGTCTTAAAAAGTTTGAAAGCCAGATTGAAGACATGCAACAGTCTTCTTCTCCCCTTATTAAAGAGGAAGTAGACGCGGAAGATGTGGCTGATGTAATTAGCCGTTGGACAGGAATTCCGGTTTCTAAAATGCTGGAAAGCGAACGTGAAAAACTGCTACGCCTGGAAGAAGAACTGCACAAGCGTGTAGTAGGTCAAAATGAAGCGATAATGGCTGTATCTGATGCCGTACGCAGAAGCAGAGCTGGATTACAAGACCAGAATAGACCAATTGGTTCTTTCATATTCTTTGGTACCACCGGAGTTGGTAAAACTGAAGTTGCAAAGGCTCTGGCTGAATATCTATTTAATGATGATAATGCCATTACACGCATAGACATGAGTGAGTACCAGGAACGTCATTCGGTGAGCCGATTGATTGGTGCGCCTCCCGGATATGTGGGATATGATGAAGGTGGACAACTTACAGAAGCTGTACGCAGAAAGCCTTACTCTGTAGTCCTTTTGGACGAAATTGAAAAGGCGCACCCCGATACGTTCAACATCTTGTTGCAAGTATTGGATGAAGGCCGATTGACGGATAACAAAGGCCGTGTGGCGAACTTTAGGAATACGATTATTATTATGACTTCAAACCTCGGATCGCACCTGATACAAGAGAAATTTGAAGGTATGACCGATGATAATAGACATGAAGTGTATGAAGACACCCGTGATGAAGTGATACAGTTGCTAAGACAAACCATTCGTCCTGAATTTTTGAACAGGATTGATGAGATGATCATGTTCCAGCCTCTGGGTAAAGATGACGTGAAGCAAATTGTAAAACTGCAAATCAATGGCTTGAAAAAACTGCTGAAAAAGCAGGGAATCATGATTGATGCTTCAGACAGTGCACTGAGTTACCTAGCCGATGTTGGTTTTGACCCTCAGTTTGGAGCAAGGCCAATAAAGCGAGTTATTCAGAAACGTATCTTAAATCATCTTTCTAAAGAGATTTTGGCAGGCAAAGTTGACAAAGATGGATTGATACTCATTGACACCGAGAACGACAGTCTGGTATTTAGAAATGCCCCGGCCGAACTTCCTGAAATGGACTAA
- a CDS encoding porin family protein, whose translation MKKSLFSLLILVSIVASATGQRSALGISIGSGFSSTRNEYSSEAWKQGFIINLEYSWYLTRRLALRTGLAFEKKGSKFDPVWCATGEFENPYNVHFDYYYASIPVLVNLSFGQKIKYNVYAGPYFSRLLRTDLDANDEFRNDVIVEQASNHRAIDFGLSTGTSIDIPIAKNLCIPIELRYNCGLLNTSKERLHHYNVIDNKTYSEDMVVKHNALYLMIGLKANL comes from the coding sequence ATGAAAAAGTCATTATTTAGCTTATTAATTTTAGTTTCAATTGTGGCCAGTGCTACCGGGCAAAGGAGTGCGTTGGGCATTTCTATTGGTTCAGGGTTTTCGAGTACTCGAAATGAGTATTCTTCTGAGGCTTGGAAGCAAGGCTTTATTATCAATTTGGAATATAGCTGGTATCTCACTAGAAGATTGGCACTTCGAACAGGGTTGGCATTTGAGAAAAAGGGCTCCAAATTCGACCCAGTTTGGTGCGCTACCGGTGAGTTTGAAAATCCTTACAATGTGCATTTTGATTACTACTATGCAAGTATTCCTGTATTAGTAAACTTATCTTTTGGCCAAAAAATAAAGTACAATGTATACGCTGGTCCTTATTTCTCTCGACTTTTAAGAACCGATTTAGATGCTAATGATGAATTCAGAAATGATGTTATTGTGGAGCAAGCTTCCAACCATAGGGCGATAGATTTTGGACTTTCCACGGGAACCAGCATAGATATTCCGATTGCCAAAAACTTGTGTATTCCTATAGAGCTTAGGTATAATTGTGGGTTGTTGAATACCAGTAAGGAGCGATTACATCATTACAATGTTATTGACAATAAGACATACTCTGAAGACATGGTAGTAAAGCACAATGCGCTTTACCTTATGATTGGCCTAAAGGCAAATTTGTAG
- a CDS encoding endonuclease domain-containing protein, with protein sequence MLIKNQSAVTKAEAYLWKYALSKKQILGYTFRRQRPIENYIVDFDCLPLKLIIEVAAIHIKFLRMKKKRSSVKTG encoded by the coding sequence TTGCTCATTAAAAACCAGTCAGCTGTGACCAAAGCTGAAGCTTACTTGTGGAAATATGCTTTGAGCAAAAAACAGATTTTGGGATATACCTTCAGACGACAAAGACCGATTGAAAACTATATTGTAGACTTCGATTGTCTGCCTTTAAAACTCATTATTGAAGTTGCGGCTATTCACATCAAATTCCTGAGAATGAAGAAAAAGAGAAGCTCCGTGAAGACCGGTTAA
- a CDS encoding tetratricopeptide repeat-containing sensor histidine kinase has product MKATFSAILLLCFFCAVAQNDFSDPDYFLVESLDQIQLSTEDSALVQSKMALYHQAKQDTSRLAILEDLIDECWNDEVWPLYNDVILRKTNQILSKTQESTLRKKYLYYHGVAYANKGYLHDIQSDFERAELHYQKALEAFEEGGYEEGQGKMLYAIALINEERGRLQAAIDFYNQALRLAETSGDSSGLANVDISLGDVHSSLGNQAEALKHYQRALLIAQRIRDKRLEGFASTTLASVYFSQKDYLQAQRLSLRGVQLLDEASAGADKINGLDVLGKIAASRGHLDSAEIYFTEIVQLAEAANRPQDAVQGLLSLAQNDFNRGDFAKAEKNANEAYQISKVLGLKHKQSKAAGLLGEIYTTTKKYEKANQYLLEFNNLKDTLRNESLKNQALEQAISYEYEKQQALAEADFQKEIAVAQEQEARKNVVIQAGIAILVLISIGLLINYKRLKTIRKQKEELDEAYHELELSKNDKILASNLKALQAQMNPHFIFNALNSIQTLVLQGNVDSSYDYINKFATLIRETLNSSEQEYISLKKEIETLETYLKLEKLRFREDFDFEINYPTEIPEREIPPMLIQPFIENAVKHGLFHKETDRKLQVHMQVEDALICVIEDNGIGRKAAQKINQQRNTKHQSYAISSIKKRLNMMQEKLKITIGLEYEDLEENGIATGTRVTLRIPFADHSSNISAQS; this is encoded by the coding sequence ATGAAGGCTACTTTTTCGGCTATTTTGCTGCTGTGCTTTTTTTGCGCTGTAGCTCAAAATGATTTCTCCGATCCCGATTATTTCTTGGTTGAATCTCTTGATCAAATTCAACTAAGCACAGAAGATAGTGCATTGGTGCAATCTAAAATGGCACTTTATCACCAGGCAAAGCAAGACACCAGCAGGTTGGCTATTTTGGAAGACCTGATAGATGAATGTTGGAATGATGAGGTTTGGCCGCTGTATAATGACGTAATTCTACGGAAGACAAACCAAATTTTAAGCAAAACTCAGGAATCTACCCTTCGTAAAAAGTACTTGTACTACCACGGTGTGGCCTACGCCAATAAAGGTTACCTGCACGATATACAAAGTGATTTTGAACGAGCAGAACTTCATTACCAAAAGGCTTTAGAAGCTTTTGAAGAGGGTGGATATGAAGAAGGGCAGGGGAAAATGCTATACGCCATAGCCCTTATCAATGAAGAGCGTGGGCGACTGCAGGCTGCCATAGATTTTTATAACCAAGCTTTGCGTTTGGCCGAGACCAGCGGAGATTCTTCCGGCCTGGCCAATGTGGATATAAGTTTGGGGGATGTACATAGCAGTTTGGGAAATCAGGCGGAAGCACTAAAACATTACCAGCGAGCATTGCTTATTGCCCAGCGTATAAGAGACAAGCGTCTTGAAGGATTTGCTTCTACCACTCTGGCCAGCGTTTATTTTTCACAGAAGGATTACTTACAGGCACAGAGGCTGAGCCTACGGGGTGTGCAACTTTTGGATGAGGCTAGTGCAGGGGCTGACAAGATTAATGGTCTGGATGTTTTGGGAAAGATTGCAGCTAGTCGTGGGCATTTGGATTCTGCTGAAATATATTTTACAGAAATTGTGCAATTGGCCGAAGCGGCTAATCGCCCACAGGATGCTGTGCAGGGCTTACTTTCTTTGGCACAAAATGACTTTAATCGTGGTGATTTTGCTAAAGCTGAGAAAAATGCAAACGAAGCATACCAAATCTCCAAGGTATTGGGGCTAAAGCATAAGCAGAGCAAAGCTGCAGGTTTACTGGGCGAAATTTATACGACCACCAAAAAATATGAAAAGGCCAATCAATACCTACTGGAGTTCAATAACCTGAAGGATACCCTTAGAAATGAAAGCCTGAAAAACCAGGCACTGGAGCAGGCCATTTCTTATGAATATGAAAAGCAACAAGCGCTTGCTGAAGCCGATTTTCAAAAGGAAATAGCTGTAGCACAGGAACAGGAAGCTCGCAAAAATGTAGTGATACAGGCGGGTATAGCCATTTTGGTGCTCATCAGTATTGGCCTGCTTATCAATTACAAAAGGCTGAAAACTATCAGAAAGCAAAAGGAGGAGTTGGATGAAGCTTATCATGAGTTGGAGCTGAGTAAGAATGACAAAATTCTGGCTTCAAACCTGAAGGCGCTGCAGGCGCAGATGAATCCTCACTTTATTTTTAATGCCCTTAATTCTATACAAACACTGGTGTTGCAGGGCAATGTGGATAGTTCTTACGATTACATTAACAAGTTTGCTACGCTTATCAGAGAGACGCTTAATTCATCTGAGCAGGAATATATTTCCCTGAAAAAGGAAATAGAAACGCTGGAAACTTACCTCAAGTTAGAGAAGCTCCGCTTTCGTGAGGATTTTGATTTTGAAATCAATTATCCCACAGAAATACCCGAGCGCGAAATTCCTCCTATGCTTATTCAGCCTTTTATTGAAAATGCGGTGAAACATGGCCTTTTTCATAAAGAAACGGATAGAAAGCTACAGGTGCACATGCAGGTAGAGGATGCGCTGATTTGTGTGATTGAAGACAATGGGATCGGCCGAAAGGCGGCACAGAAAATAAACCAGCAGCGCAATACCAAGCATCAGTCGTATGCTATTAGTTCCATAAAAAAGCGACTGAACATGATGCAGGAAAAGCTGAAAATCACCATCGGCCTTGAGTATGAGGATCTGGAAGAAAATGGCATCGCCACAGGAACCCGGGTGACGTTGCGCATTCCGTTTGCGGACCATTCGTCAAATATTTCAGCACAATCCTAA